A single genomic interval of Rhododendron vialii isolate Sample 1 chromosome 3a, ASM3025357v1 harbors:
- the LOC131319415 gene encoding CAAX prenyl protease 2 isoform X1 encodes MFSPSSADLGQRGAAAMEADGGGISKSVAVAACTAMALFYVAILYSPTLILRLPPPTSFKSFMIRRFVCAAVSSVLSLVVSALILPIRSWEASYLSGVYGIRLDHMWQAVVYPVTLTSLMYAGSLVLKSIALLASWKEQCNDGEGQPSNCTENVLQRFIGKVFSIASNVSAWRNYFVAPITEELVFRACMIPLLLCGGFKTYSVIFFCPIFFSLAHLNHFFEVFTQQNRSLLKASMVVGLQLAYTVIFGSYASFLFVRTGHLIAPLVAHVFCNFMGLPVLYSPRNGIVSFAFVAGMVGFLWLLFPATYPGLYNDSIENCRCWQRYCA; translated from the exons ATGTTCAGCCCGTCGTCAGCGGATCTCGGGCAGCGTGGGGCGGCCGCGATGGAAGCAGACGGCGGCGGCATATCGAAATCAGTGGCGGTGGCGGCGTGTACGGCCATGGCCTTGTTCTACGTCGCGATTCTCTACTCCCCGACGCTGATCCTCCGCCTCCCGCCGCCCACCTCCTTCAAAAGCTTCATGATCCGACGCTTCGTGTGCGCCGCCGTCTCCTCCGTCCTCTCCCTCGTCGTCTCCGCTCTCATCCTCCCC ATAAGAAGCTGGGAGGCATCTTATTTATCTGGTGTTTATGGCATCCGACTGGACCACATG TGGCAAGCTGTGGTCTATCCTGTTACCTTGACATCTCTAATGTATGCTGGCTCTTTGGTCCTCAAGTCCATAGCATTGCTTGCTTCATGGAAGGAACAGTGCAATGATGGTGAAGGCCAACCGTCAAACTGTACAGAAAATGTTCTGCAAAGATTCATCGGCAAAGTGTTTTCAATTGCTTCCAATGTCTCGGCATGGCGTAATTATTTTGTG GCACCAATTACAGAAGAGCTAGTGTTCAGAGCATGCATGATACCTTTGCTTCTTTGTGGAGGATTCAAAACATACAGCGTCATATTTTTCTGTCCCATTTTCTTCAGCTTGG CTCATTTAAATCATTTCTTCGAGGTATTTACCCAGCAAAACCGTAGCTTGCTGAAAGCTTCCATGGTTGTAG GTCTCCAGCTTGCCTATACTGTGATCTTTGGATCATATGCATCATTTCTCTTTGTTCGTACAG GACATCTTATTGCTCCACTGGTTGCCCATGTATTTTGCAATTTTATGGGCTTGCCTGTCTTGTATTCGCCAAGGAATG GGATTGTAAGTTTTGCCTTTGTTGCTGGCATGGTTGGATTTCTATGGCTTCTTTTTCCTGCTACATATCCAGGTCTGTACAATGATAGTATAGAAAATTGCCGGTGTTGGCAGAGATATTGTGCTTAG
- the LOC131319415 gene encoding CAAX prenyl protease 2 isoform X2 translates to MFSPSSADLGQRGAAAMEADGGGISKSVAVAACTAMALFYVAILYSPTLILRLPPPTSFKSFMIRRFVCAAVSSVLSLVVSALILPWQAVVYPVTLTSLMYAGSLVLKSIALLASWKEQCNDGEGQPSNCTENVLQRFIGKVFSIASNVSAWRNYFVAPITEELVFRACMIPLLLCGGFKTYSVIFFCPIFFSLAHLNHFFEVFTQQNRSLLKASMVVGLQLAYTVIFGSYASFLFVRTGHLIAPLVAHVFCNFMGLPVLYSPRNGIVSFAFVAGMVGFLWLLFPATYPGLYNDSIENCRCWQRYCA, encoded by the exons ATGTTCAGCCCGTCGTCAGCGGATCTCGGGCAGCGTGGGGCGGCCGCGATGGAAGCAGACGGCGGCGGCATATCGAAATCAGTGGCGGTGGCGGCGTGTACGGCCATGGCCTTGTTCTACGTCGCGATTCTCTACTCCCCGACGCTGATCCTCCGCCTCCCGCCGCCCACCTCCTTCAAAAGCTTCATGATCCGACGCTTCGTGTGCGCCGCCGTCTCCTCCGTCCTCTCCCTCGTCGTCTCCGCTCTCATCCTCCCC TGGCAAGCTGTGGTCTATCCTGTTACCTTGACATCTCTAATGTATGCTGGCTCTTTGGTCCTCAAGTCCATAGCATTGCTTGCTTCATGGAAGGAACAGTGCAATGATGGTGAAGGCCAACCGTCAAACTGTACAGAAAATGTTCTGCAAAGATTCATCGGCAAAGTGTTTTCAATTGCTTCCAATGTCTCGGCATGGCGTAATTATTTTGTG GCACCAATTACAGAAGAGCTAGTGTTCAGAGCATGCATGATACCTTTGCTTCTTTGTGGAGGATTCAAAACATACAGCGTCATATTTTTCTGTCCCATTTTCTTCAGCTTGG CTCATTTAAATCATTTCTTCGAGGTATTTACCCAGCAAAACCGTAGCTTGCTGAAAGCTTCCATGGTTGTAG GTCTCCAGCTTGCCTATACTGTGATCTTTGGATCATATGCATCATTTCTCTTTGTTCGTACAG GACATCTTATTGCTCCACTGGTTGCCCATGTATTTTGCAATTTTATGGGCTTGCCTGTCTTGTATTCGCCAAGGAATG GGATTGTAAGTTTTGCCTTTGTTGCTGGCATGGTTGGATTTCTATGGCTTCTTTTTCCTGCTACATATCCAGGTCTGTACAATGATAGTATAGAAAATTGCCGGTGTTGGCAGAGATATTGTGCTTAG